From Parus major isolate Abel chromosome 1A, Parus_major1.1, whole genome shotgun sequence, the proteins below share one genomic window:
- the RASSF3 gene encoding ras association domain-containing protein 3 isoform X3: MHSANGATTGICKDVQKEREPHVYLSKEEVKEKIQSYNSCVTDKLKMTLNANGVYTGFIKVQMELCRPITVQSSQSQGRCAPSNQETAFYLPDGCVNTLHISSTNTVREVIEALLKKFFVADNPAKFALYKRCHKEDQVYTCKLSDREHPLYLRLVAGPKTEMLSFVLREHETGEVMWEAFSIPELQNFLRILDKEENDQLQVLKNRYAAYRGKLEEALRGVLKPG, from the exons GATGTTCAGAAGGAGAGAGAACCTCATGTTTATCTCAGCAAAGAAGAAGTTAAAGAAAAGATACAAAGCTATAATTCATGTGTCACTGATAAATTAAAGATGACCTTG AATGCGAATGGGGTTTACACTGGCTTCATCAAAGTCCAGATGGAACTATGCAGACCCATCACTGTGCAGTcctcccagagccaggggagGTGTGCTCCCAGCAATCAGGAAACTGCTTTTTACTTGCCGGACGGCTGCGTGAACACCCTTCACATCAGCAGCACCAACACCGTTCGGGAAGTTATCGAGGCCTTGCTCAAGAAGTTCTTTGTGGCCGATAACCCTGCGAAGTTTGCACTTTATAAACGCTGTCACAAGGAAGATCAAG ttTATACATGCAAGCTGTCAGACAGAGAACATCCCCTCTACCTGCGCTTGGTGGCAGGCCCCAAAACAGAAATGCTCAGTTTTGTTCTACGTGAGCATGAAACTGGAGAAGTCATG TGGGAAGCTTTTAGTATTCCTGAACTGCAGAACTTCTTGCGCATACTGGACAAAGAAGAAAACGACCAACTGCAGGTCTTGAAGAACCGCTACGCAGCTTACAGGGGCAAACTTGAAGAAGCCCTTCGTGGGGTGCTGAAACCTGGTTAA